A stretch of Ranitomeya variabilis isolate aRanVar5 chromosome 3, aRanVar5.hap1, whole genome shotgun sequence DNA encodes these proteins:
- the POU3F3 gene encoding POU domain, class 3, transcription factor 3: MATAASNPYLPGSSILSPGSIVHSDSGGGGMQPGSAAVTSVSGGYRGDPTVKMVQSDFMQGAMAASNGGHMLSHAHQWVTALPHAAAAAAAAAAAAAEAGSPWSSSPVGMTGSPQHPQQQQDVKGGSGRDELHPGAALHHRPPHLGPHQGHPGGWGAAAASHLQSMTGGAQQQQQQQQQQQQQALLYSQSGAFTVNGMLSPPPGSQSLVHPGLVRGDTPELVDHPGHHHHHHHQQQQQHQQHHQQQQQQHHGVNSHDPHSDEDTPTSDDLEQFAKQFKQRRIKLGFTQADVGLALGTLYGNVFSQTTICRFEALQLSFKNMCKLKPLLNKWLEEADSSTGSPTSIDKIAAQGRKRKKRTSIEVSVKGALESHFLKCPKPSAQEITNLADSLQLEKEVVRVWFCNRRQKEKRMTPPGIQQQTPDDVYSQVGTVGADTPPPHHGLQTSVQ, encoded by the coding sequence ATGGCCACGGCAGCTTCTAACCCCTACCTCCCCGGCAGCAGCATCCTGTCGCCTGGCTCCATCGTGCACTCGGACTCGGGGGGAGGAGGCATGCAGCCGGGCAGTGCAGCTGTCACCTCGGTGTCAGGCGGCTACCGGGGGGATCCCACGGTGAAGATGGTGCAGAGTGACTTCATGCAGGGGGCTATGGCTGCCAGTAACGGTGGGCACATGCTGAGCCACGCACACCAGTGGGTCACGGCGCTGCCACATgcggcggcagcggcggcggcagcggcggcggcggcagcagaGGCAGGTTCTCCTTGGTCCAGCAGCCCCGTCGGGATGACAGGCAGCCCGCAGCACCCGCAACAGCAGCAGGACGTGAAGGGGGGATCTGGGAGGGACGAGCTGCATCCGGGGGCCGCCCTGCATCACCGACCGCCTCACCTAGGACCCCACCAAGGACACCCGGGAGGCTGGGGAGCCGCAGCCGCCTCACACCTCCAGTCTATGACGGGAGgggcacagcagcagcagcagcaacaacaacagcagcagcagcaggcgctTCTGTATTCCCAGTCCGGGGCATTCACTGTGAACGGGATGCTGAGCCCTCCCCCAGGGAGCCAGAGCCTAGTGCACCCCGGCCTGGTCAGGGGAGACACGCCGGAGCTGGTCGACCACCCTGGgcatcaccaccatcaccaccaccagcagcagcagcagcatcagcagcaccaccagcagcagcagcagcagcaccatggGGTGAACAGCCACGACCCGCACTCCGACGAGGACACCCCGACCTCGGATGACCTAGAACAATTTGCCAAACAGTTCAAGCAGCGCCGGataaagctgggcttcacccaggcggaCGTGGGCCTGGCGCTGGGCACCCTCTATGGCAATGTCTTCTCCCAGACCACCATCTGCAGGTTTGAGGCGCTGCAGCTCAGCTTTAAGAACATGTGCAAGCTGAAGCCCCTACTCAACAAGTGGCTGGAGGAGGCCGACTCCTCCACCGGCAGCCCCACCAGCATCGACAAGATCGCAGCCCAAggcaggaagaggaagaagaggacatCCATAGAGGTGAGCGTCAAGGGCGCCCTAGAAAGCCACTTTCTCAAGTGCCCCAAGCCCTCAGCCCAAGAGATCACCAACCTGGCGGACAGTCTGCAGCTGGAGAAGGAGGTGGTCAGGGTCTGGTTCTGCAACCGGCGGCAGAAGGAGAAGAGGATGACCCCACCGGGCATCCAGCAGCAGACGCCAGACGATGTCTACTCCCAGGTGGGCACTGTGGGGGCTGACACGCCGCCCCCTCACCACGGGCTGCAGACTAGTGTGCAATGA